From Selenomonas ruminantium AC2024, a single genomic window includes:
- the cpaB gene encoding Flp pilus assembly protein CpaB, whose protein sequence is MKKWLLETKLTYKQWVSLAVFVSCLLGLMVYMSLSGTESSAQDGPKVEMVKVVVAKQDIPERTIIKDNMLKVVDMPADVVPAEAVREVGEITGSPTSVAIQQGDILTTKKVYADVRMAGFTGTIPPNCRAVSVAITDITGVSGFAKPGDYVDVMVVSGTKESGLRGEILLQNVQLLAINKTGGSAAEVDEKKSADSKKDGNEGAIKGSGDAMATATLALPLDEALKVATASQKGTIYLVLRPVAPTDIFTINTDYVIPGERKMETAPKASAPKPAPAPAPAPAPAAASAQPAKPAAQSGSFTIIRGTKNNRED, encoded by the coding sequence ATGAAAAAGTGGTTGTTGGAAACAAAACTTACCTATAAGCAGTGGGTGTCGCTGGCTGTATTTGTCAGTTGTCTGTTGGGATTGATGGTGTATATGTCATTATCCGGCACAGAAAGTTCTGCTCAGGATGGACCTAAGGTAGAGATGGTGAAGGTTGTAGTAGCCAAGCAGGATATTCCAGAACGCACGATTATCAAGGATAATATGCTGAAAGTCGTGGATATGCCGGCTGATGTGGTACCTGCCGAAGCCGTGCGTGAGGTAGGCGAGATTACGGGCAGCCCCACGAGCGTTGCGATTCAGCAGGGTGATATTCTGACCACGAAAAAAGTTTATGCGGATGTTCGCATGGCTGGGTTTACCGGAACGATTCCTCCCAACTGCCGCGCGGTGTCTGTAGCAATTACCGATATTACCGGTGTTTCTGGCTTTGCAAAACCAGGCGATTATGTGGATGTAATGGTGGTTTCCGGAACGAAGGAAAGCGGCCTGCGGGGCGAAATTCTCTTGCAGAATGTGCAGCTCCTGGCCATTAATAAGACGGGCGGCTCGGCGGCAGAAGTGGACGAGAAAAAATCTGCTGACAGCAAGAAAGATGGCAATGAAGGTGCCATTAAGGGCAGCGGCGATGCTATGGCTACAGCAACGTTGGCCCTGCCGCTGGATGAGGCGCTCAAAGTAGCAACGGCTTCCCAGAAGGGAACGATTTATCTGGTGCTTCGTCCTGTAGCTCCCACGGATATTTTTACGATTAATACGGATTATGTGATTCCCGGTGAACGCAAGATGGAAACGGCGCCGAAGGCTAGTGCGCCAAAACCAGCACCTGCTCCGGCACCAGCGCCTGCTCCGGCAGCTGCCAGCGCGCAGCCTGCTAAGCCTGCAGCACAGAGTGGAAGTTTTACCATAATCCGTGGTACGAAGAATAACAGGGAGGACTAA
- a CDS encoding ABC transporter permease: MLFSESFQMALTSLYANKMRSLLTMLGIIIGVAAVIALVSVGMGVRSNVTNSIASLGSNMLIISPGSSNRGGVRGAAGSMQTLKYDDAKAIKDKIKNIDYVSPSVSSSYQIVYGNNNWKTSVQGVTAEFMSIRSLTIGYGSFITADDMNKRNRVAVIGTTVASNLFAKENPVGKNIRINNQPFKVIGLLESKGQSSVGQDQDDVIYIPLTTAQERMLGITYVQSINVQVSSQEKMEQVQAEIENLLRSRHHILAGKDDDFNVRNLTSLMETVNQSTSMLTLLLGAIAGISLIVGGIGIMNIMMVSVTERTREIGIRKALGATFMNIMTQFLIESMVIGIIGGIIGIIVGCGVSQIIAKVGNFTTVITITPIIISFIFSVGIGLFFGIYPARKAAKLDPIEALRYE; the protein is encoded by the coding sequence ATGTTATTTAGTGAAAGCTTCCAGATGGCGCTGACTTCCCTCTACGCCAATAAAATGCGCAGCCTGCTCACCATGCTGGGCATCATTATCGGTGTGGCCGCTGTGATTGCGTTGGTGTCCGTCGGCATGGGCGTGCGCAGTAATGTCACGAACTCCATTGCGAGCCTCGGCTCCAACATGCTGATTATCTCGCCAGGCTCCTCCAATAGAGGCGGCGTGCGCGGTGCGGCCGGCTCCATGCAGACGCTGAAATATGACGATGCCAAGGCCATCAAGGATAAAATCAAAAATATTGATTATGTGTCGCCTTCGGTGTCCTCGTCCTATCAGATTGTCTATGGCAATAACAACTGGAAAACCAGTGTGCAGGGCGTAACGGCAGAATTTATGTCCATCCGCTCGCTGACCATCGGCTACGGTTCCTTTATCACTGCGGATGATATGAATAAACGCAACCGCGTGGCCGTAATCGGCACCACGGTTGCGTCTAATCTCTTTGCCAAGGAAAATCCGGTGGGCAAGAATATCCGTATTAACAATCAGCCCTTCAAGGTTATCGGCCTGTTGGAATCCAAGGGTCAGTCCTCTGTGGGACAGGACCAGGATGATGTGATTTACATTCCCTTGACCACGGCGCAGGAACGCATGTTGGGCATTACCTATGTCCAGTCCATCAACGTGCAGGTTTCCAGTCAGGAAAAGATGGAGCAGGTGCAGGCTGAAATTGAAAATCTTCTGCGCTCCCGTCATCATATCCTTGCGGGCAAGGATGATGATTTCAACGTCCGCAACCTCACGAGCCTGATGGAAACGGTGAATCAGTCCACCTCCATGCTGACCCTGCTGCTGGGCGCAATCGCCGGAATTTCCCTGATTGTTGGCGGTATCGGCATCATGAATATCATGATGGTGTCCGTCACCGAGCGTACGAGGGAAATTGGTATTCGCAAGGCTTTGGGCGCTACTTTTATGAACATCATGACCCAGTTCCTCATTGAATCCATGGTCATTGGCATAATCGGCGGCATAATTGGTATCATTGTCGGCTGCGGTGTCTCACAAATCATTGCCAAAGTGGGCAACTTCACGACGGTTATCACCATCACCCCGATTATCATATCGTTTATCTTTTCCGTGGGCATTGGTCTGTTCTTTGGCATCTATCCTGCGCGAAAAGCAGCTAAGCTCGACCCCATTGAGGCATTACGATACGAATAA
- a CDS encoding TadE family protein — MRNLQRGQAIVEFAIVLPLFLLLVFAIFFIGMMMVDYLTLSSLARSSARDAAVIRVEDYKKYKYQEIRSKYENNKLPIDIFEWNPKTSKEDFKITYEKNSQNVKVEMKAALNTDGYALAKVVDNLAGSKMKKIKINVTYNMYSENKLE; from the coding sequence ATGCGAAATTTGCAAAGAGGACAAGCTATTGTGGAGTTTGCTATAGTTCTTCCTCTATTTCTTTTATTAGTTTTTGCCATTTTTTTTATTGGCATGATGATGGTAGATTATTTGACTTTAAGCAGTCTGGCTCGGAGTAGTGCTAGGGATGCTGCAGTGATAAGAGTAGAAGACTATAAAAAATATAAATATCAGGAAATACGAAGTAAGTACGAAAATAATAAATTACCGATAGATATTTTTGAATGGAATCCTAAAACATCGAAAGAGGATTTCAAAATAACTTATGAAAAGAACAGCCAAAATGTTAAAGTGGAAATGAAGGCTGCGTTAAATACAGATGGATATGCATTGGCAAAAGTTGTGGATAACTTAGCTGGAAGTAAAATGAAAAAAATCAAAATTAATGTCACTTACAATATGTATAGTGAGAATAAATTGGAATAA
- a CDS encoding type II secretion system F family protein: MRIALALTVTLLVFALLMMLIRIKMRQHKDLVNRMEYFSGSAVRLRQQELRGVRTAAVAKDRFREFVRRAGLFVQRLQHRGNSMDFKMQQADWPLLGSEFEVMLAIFGAICAVITLAATLEPLMALLAFAGGVLAGLLFLNIYIKRRQKAFTNQLGDMLTMVANALRAGFSFMQAFELIAREMDAPIGREVQKVVNEVNIGVDLETALDNMQRRVNSPDFELVVTAVVIQRQVGGNLAQILDTISETINERIRMRREVMALTAQGRMSGIVLALLPVGVAAMMMMINPNYLQPLFTETIGKMCVVGAVAFEVIGYFVIQKIVTIKV, translated from the coding sequence ATGAGAATTGCACTAGCTTTGACGGTGACCTTGCTGGTCTTTGCCCTGCTGATGATGCTTATCCGCATCAAGATGCGGCAGCATAAAGATTTGGTCAATCGCATGGAGTACTTCTCTGGCTCGGCGGTACGCTTGCGTCAGCAGGAATTGCGCGGTGTGCGCACGGCTGCGGTGGCTAAGGATAGATTCCGTGAGTTCGTGCGGCGGGCGGGCCTTTTCGTCCAACGCCTCCAACATCGCGGCAACAGTATGGACTTCAAAATGCAGCAGGCGGATTGGCCGCTCTTAGGTTCTGAATTTGAAGTAATGCTGGCCATCTTTGGTGCCATCTGTGCTGTGATTACCTTGGCCGCGACACTGGAGCCGCTGATGGCTTTACTGGCCTTCGCTGGTGGTGTGCTGGCAGGTTTGCTGTTCCTGAACATCTACATCAAGCGGCGGCAAAAAGCATTTACCAACCAGCTGGGCGATATGCTCACCATGGTAGCCAACGCCCTGCGGGCAGGCTTTAGCTTTATGCAGGCCTTTGAACTTATCGCCAGGGAGATGGATGCTCCTATCGGGCGGGAAGTGCAGAAGGTTGTTAATGAAGTAAATATCGGCGTGGATTTGGAAACCGCCTTGGATAATATGCAGAGGCGGGTTAATAGTCCGGATTTTGAGCTTGTGGTTACTGCTGTGGTAATTCAACGGCAGGTGGGCGGTAATCTGGCGCAGATATTGGATACCATTAGTGAGACTATCAATGAGCGCATTAGGATGCGCCGGGAAGTAATGGCACTGACTGCGCAGGGGAGAATGTCAGGAATTGTGCTAGCACTTTTGCCTGTAGGTGTTGCTGCTATGATGATGATGATAAATCCAAATTATTTACAACCGCTATTTACAGAAACTATAGGTAAGATGTGTGTTGTAGGTGCAGTGGCATTTGAAGTGATAGGGTATTTTGTTATCCAAAAGATTGTTACAATCAAAGTATAA
- a CDS encoding prepilin peptidase — protein MLFILKLFIAVICAVSGAIAGNHWIAKLYRTKENILSFPHKIFAQHESRKRYLPGVLGMLMAFYLLNISSTVLSHFFGLFFIYFLILFTFTDFEQEVIFDVMLLPFALLGLLSSILNGYPVLDHLAAGLGGGILFLVLAILTRGGIGGGDIKLIAALGLWLGSSQLLDVIVMGLIAGGIGAFLLMKFAHKKKTDTFAYGPFFTVAALLQLFVS, from the coding sequence ATGTTGTTCATACTAAAACTATTCATAGCCGTTATTTGTGCTGTAAGTGGTGCTATCGCAGGCAATCACTGGATTGCAAAACTCTATCGCACAAAAGAAAATATTCTCAGCTTTCCCCATAAGATTTTTGCCCAACACGAAAGCCGCAAGCGTTATCTGCCTGGCGTGCTCGGAATGCTTATGGCTTTCTATTTACTAAATATTAGTTCTACAGTCCTAAGTCATTTTTTTGGCTTGTTTTTCATCTATTTCCTTATTCTCTTTACTTTTACTGACTTCGAGCAAGAGGTTATTTTCGATGTCATGTTACTCCCTTTTGCACTACTAGGACTTCTTTCCTCTATTCTTAACGGTTATCCCGTACTCGACCATCTCGCTGCGGGATTGGGCGGCGGCATCCTGTTCCTGGTGCTGGCCATCCTGACCCGCGGGGGCATTGGCGGCGGTGATATCAAACTGATTGCCGCCTTGGGACTGTGGCTCGGCAGCAGCCAGCTTCTCGATGTCATTGTCATGGGATTGATTGCCGGCGGCATTGGTGCGTTCCTGCTCATGAAATTTGCGCATAAAAAAAAGACCGATACTTTTGCGTATGGTCCTTTTTTTACAGTTGCTGCATTGCTGCAGTTATTCGTATCGTAA
- a CDS encoding AAA family ATPase: MGEFTQEINGVVITFFSTASAVGKTLISTNMASELARQGKKVCLVDFDLQFGDVSNYLQLMPQRTVYDLQQAMSLQGNAVRAEEFLTPYEYHNVVFYVLPAPQRLEEAYNIDADKAIAMIRKLQKVFDYVLVDTTSMFSQLNLALLDLSTIVSFLGIVDFIPTIKNMKIGAETLKKLNYDKNKIRLILNRSNAKTRISIDDVEKLLGEPFYHILPNDFQAASRSIKEGVPLVLRSEGSELGDALRDLVARYTNRVYDDDVVDEDVPESWLARIFG; the protein is encoded by the coding sequence ATGGGTGAATTTACACAGGAAATAAATGGTGTTGTCATCACCTTTTTCAGCACCGCTTCGGCGGTGGGTAAGACCCTTATCAGTACGAATATGGCTTCGGAGCTGGCCCGTCAGGGGAAAAAAGTCTGCCTGGTGGACTTTGACCTGCAGTTTGGGGATGTGAGCAATTATTTGCAGCTCATGCCTCAGCGCACCGTTTACGATTTGCAGCAGGCCATGAGCTTGCAGGGAAATGCTGTGCGGGCGGAGGAATTTCTGACGCCTTACGAATACCACAATGTGGTGTTCTATGTACTGCCGGCACCCCAGCGTTTGGAAGAAGCCTACAATATCGATGCAGATAAGGCGATTGCCATGATTCGCAAGTTGCAGAAAGTCTTTGACTATGTGTTGGTGGATACCACGTCCATGTTCAGTCAGCTCAATCTGGCTTTGCTGGATTTGTCCACTATTGTCAGCTTTTTGGGCATTGTGGATTTCATTCCTACCATTAAGAATATGAAAATCGGTGCGGAGACGCTGAAAAAGCTCAACTACGACAAGAACAAGATTCGCTTGATTTTGAACCGCAGTAATGCCAAGACTCGTATCAGCATCGATGATGTGGAAAAGCTGCTCGGAGAACCTTTTTACCATATTCTCCCCAATGACTTCCAGGCGGCCAGCCGTTCCATCAAAGAGGGCGTGCCACTGGTGCTCCGCTCCGAAGGAAGTGAGCTGGGCGATGCTTTGCGGGACTTGGTAGCCCGTTATACCAATCGCGTTTATGACGATGATGTAGTGGATGAAGATGTGCCGGAATCCTGGCTGGCCAGGATTTTTGGCTGA
- a CDS encoding response regulator: protein MDYRVLLAESDRLMLERLGQVVNDTPNFTLAAKFQNVSDALGQGAVFNPNLILLDIEQPGGMGLIDEFKKAYPGAAILCMGEKWQAENASHSIKAGAKGYIIKPFTGMELQETVETFSRLGSEAGAETLVFFSPKGKSGKTTLIANLAMALARKTREPVGIIDADLQFGDMAVFFNLAPQTTIVEAVRDAKFLSPASLSSYFMPVAPNVSVLCGTPSPNMIDKVEIDKLENLIAMSRSLFRYILIDVPAGFNPTSIAAAESSNTTFLVSMINGAYEIDHMKRALDVFRDWEDMEDRAKVIFTRVEPCDSRSKLELSQKLGYPVTEIIPNEYTIVSDAADKGKMATDIRPDSPLSRQVDRLADNIIGRQHRIRWAAV from the coding sequence ATGGATTACCGCGTACTGCTGGCGGAGTCGGACAGACTGATGCTGGAGCGGCTCGGTCAGGTGGTAAATGATACGCCGAATTTTACCCTGGCGGCAAAATTCCAAAATGTCAGTGATGCCTTAGGGCAGGGGGCTGTGTTCAATCCCAACCTGATATTACTGGATATTGAGCAGCCCGGGGGCATGGGGCTTATTGACGAGTTCAAGAAGGCCTATCCCGGCGCGGCCATCCTCTGCATGGGGGAAAAGTGGCAGGCGGAAAATGCCAGCCACAGTATCAAGGCTGGTGCCAAGGGCTATATCATCAAGCCGTTCACTGGCATGGAACTGCAGGAAACCGTGGAGACTTTTTCACGGCTGGGCAGCGAAGCCGGAGCGGAGACATTGGTTTTTTTCAGCCCCAAGGGCAAGAGCGGCAAGACCACTCTTATTGCCAATCTGGCCATGGCACTCGCGCGAAAGACGCGGGAGCCGGTGGGCATCATCGATGCAGATTTGCAGTTCGGTGATATGGCCGTGTTCTTTAATCTTGCGCCTCAAACCACGATTGTGGAAGCGGTGCGGGATGCTAAGTTCCTGTCTCCGGCGTCGCTCAGCTCTTACTTTATGCCGGTGGCGCCCAATGTCAGTGTGCTTTGCGGTACACCATCGCCGAACATGATTGATAAGGTGGAGATTGACAAACTGGAAAACCTTATCGCCATGAGCCGCAGCCTGTTCCGCTACATTCTCATTGATGTACCGGCAGGATTTAATCCGACTTCCATTGCGGCGGCGGAAAGCTCTAATACCACATTCCTGGTCAGCATGATAAATGGTGCTTATGAGATTGACCATATGAAACGGGCTTTGGATGTGTTCCGGGATTGGGAGGATATGGAGGACAGGGCAAAGGTAATCTTTACTCGTGTGGAACCATGTGATTCTCGCTCCAAACTGGAACTTTCGCAAAAATTGGGCTATCCCGTTACGGAGATAATTCCCAATGAATATACGATTGTTTCTGATGCCGCCGATAAGGGCAAGATGGCTACGGATATCCGTCCGGACAGCCCCTTGTCACGGCAGGTAGACAGGCTGGCCGATAATATCATTGGCAGACAGCATCGCATAAGGTGGGCTGCCGTATGA
- a CDS encoding Flp family type IVb pilin encodes MKEIMEYLKVRYCSEKGQGIVEYALILAFVVVLAIALSSGDNSLSTKIKAVFTKVSGQLQ; translated from the coding sequence ATGAAGGAAATCATGGAGTATTTGAAGGTTCGTTATTGCAGTGAAAAAGGTCAGGGCATTGTGGAGTATGCACTGATTCTTGCATTTGTAGTTGTATTGGCTATTGCTTTGTCATCTGGTGACAATAGTTTAAGTACAAAGATTAAAGCTGTATTCACTAAAGTTTCTGGGCAGCTCCAATAA
- a CDS encoding type II and III secretion system protein family protein codes for MYTGTKIALGMAAVTTIMAPAPAYAYAQPLWLGVNQAYYLSTNSAITRVAVGNPKIADVQELGKFAINIVAIKQGTTTINVWTANGMRQDFTVSVNNEDKGLAAAIEKAINLPGVTVQMVNNRVLLRGTVNNQYEKDLAFKVACLYVGDDPTNTKSDTMNLGKSGSSTVTTSVTTEEQRDSSARVINLLDMENPDQINMEALVIEINSDEAKKLGITYSSQTTDGSTTGGITLNEPGTFYAGESFGAQRSKGSHWYNRNWLYTHFSKINAQLKLLVEQGKARVVSRPNITTMSGKSAGILVGGQIPYPVASSSSNNITVEYKPYGISLNLINPTVDKQGNITAKINAEVSRLDWTNSVSANGYNMPGLSTRSAQTVVNIPSGMTMAIGGLLNSEDSKIVQKVPLLGDIPILGELFKYHNDSRQKSEIMILLTPRVVNERTEVKMSDKMADYFNDSRREVRDMQSVDVNGPIPEKPDKKKKVAVQDETSPLDNIMPVSGSQGN; via the coding sequence TTGTATACAGGAACGAAAATCGCGCTGGGAATGGCAGCGGTGACTACTATCATGGCACCGGCTCCGGCTTATGCCTATGCACAGCCTTTGTGGCTCGGTGTTAATCAGGCTTATTATTTGAGCACCAACAGCGCGATTACAAGAGTAGCTGTCGGCAACCCCAAGATTGCTGATGTGCAGGAACTGGGCAAGTTTGCCATCAATATCGTAGCGATAAAGCAGGGAACCACGACAATAAACGTCTGGACGGCAAATGGAATGCGTCAGGATTTCACCGTCAGCGTAAATAATGAAGATAAAGGTCTGGCCGCAGCCATTGAAAAGGCTATTAATTTGCCGGGCGTGACCGTGCAGATGGTAAACAACAGAGTGCTTTTGCGCGGCACAGTCAATAATCAGTATGAAAAGGATTTAGCCTTCAAGGTTGCCTGCCTTTATGTGGGAGATGACCCCACGAATACCAAAAGTGATACGATGAATTTGGGCAAAAGCGGTTCGAGTACGGTTACGACGTCAGTAACGACAGAGGAGCAGAGAGACAGCAGTGCGCGGGTTATTAACCTTCTGGATATGGAGAATCCTGACCAAATAAATATGGAAGCCCTGGTTATCGAGATTAATTCCGATGAGGCAAAGAAATTAGGGATAACTTATTCGTCGCAGACGACGGACGGCAGTACGACGGGAGGCATAACGCTGAATGAACCGGGAACTTTCTACGCAGGTGAAAGTTTTGGTGCTCAGCGCTCCAAGGGAAGCCATTGGTATAACCGGAACTGGCTCTATACGCATTTTTCCAAGATTAATGCCCAGCTTAAACTGCTCGTGGAGCAGGGCAAGGCTCGCGTAGTTTCCCGCCCCAATATTACGACCATGAGTGGCAAGTCTGCCGGCATTCTGGTAGGCGGTCAGATTCCTTACCCAGTTGCATCTTCTTCGAGCAACAATATTACGGTAGAATACAAACCTTATGGTATTTCCTTGAACCTCATCAATCCTACGGTGGATAAACAGGGAAATATTACCGCGAAAATCAATGCGGAAGTCAGCCGTTTGGATTGGACAAACAGTGTTTCAGCCAACGGCTATAATATGCCGGGATTGTCTACGCGTTCTGCTCAGACCGTTGTGAATATTCCTTCGGGCATGACCATGGCTATCGGCGGTCTCTTAAATTCCGAGGATAGCAAAATCGTACAGAAGGTGCCTTTGTTAGGCGATATTCCCATCTTGGGTGAGCTGTTCAAATATCACAATGACAGCCGTCAGAAATCGGAAATCATGATTCTGTTGACGCCGCGGGTGGTTAATGAGCGTACGGAAGTGAAGATGTCGGATAAGATGGCGGATTACTTCAACGACAGCCGCCGTGAAGTGCGGGATATGCAGAGTGTGGATGTGAACGGCCCCATTCCGGAGAAGCCGGACAAGAAGAAAAAGGTAGCGGTTCAGGATGAAACCAGTCCCTTAGACAATATCATGCCGGTAAGTGGCAGTCAGGGCAATTAA
- a CDS encoding CpaF family protein → MSLLTRLGRRDGKNRQVKIFAAQDEAQDLADERSYQAVKHRIHQRIVDEMTPAEQVVLSSIHQDPRKVEAIIDTYCQRALDVDPFAIPRGEKARLIADIRDEMLGLGPIEPLLQDDSITEIMVNGPKKVFVERLGKLELTDVQFHDNAHVMNIAERILTPLGRRIDESSPLVDARLEDGSRVNIIIPPLSLTGPAITIRKFSKKPLTVDNLIAFGTIDEKMAKFLRACVKARINILVSGGTGSGKTTTLNVISSFIPEEERIVTIEDAAELRLQQEHVVTLESRPANIEGEGQITIRDLVRNALRMRPDRIIVGEVRSGEALDMLQAMNTGHDGSLTTAHANSPRDALSRLETMVLMSGLELPVRAIREQISSAIDLIIQQSRMKDGSRKITHVTEVQHMEGNTITMQDIFRYQQQGYDENGKAVGRYVSTGLKPNFLEKFAVNGVELPEDFFAAADSGRREYF, encoded by the coding sequence ATGTCATTATTGACGCGTCTGGGGCGCAGGGATGGAAAAAATCGGCAAGTGAAAATCTTTGCCGCACAGGATGAAGCCCAAGATTTAGCAGATGAACGCTCCTATCAGGCGGTAAAACATCGCATTCATCAGCGTATTGTCGATGAAATGACTCCTGCCGAACAGGTGGTACTTTCCAGTATTCATCAAGACCCGCGCAAGGTGGAAGCTATTATTGACACTTATTGCCAACGAGCCTTGGACGTTGACCCCTTCGCTATTCCACGTGGGGAAAAGGCTCGCTTGATTGCCGATATTCGGGATGAAATGCTGGGATTAGGCCCAATTGAGCCTCTTTTGCAGGATGACAGCATCACAGAAATTATGGTCAATGGCCCTAAGAAAGTTTTTGTGGAACGGTTGGGCAAGCTGGAACTCACGGATGTGCAGTTCCATGACAATGCACATGTAATGAATATTGCCGAGCGAATTCTTACGCCGTTGGGACGCAGAATTGACGAGTCATCACCGTTGGTGGATGCCCGTTTGGAAGATGGTTCGCGTGTCAATATCATCATTCCGCCGCTCTCCCTTACCGGCCCGGCTATTACGATTCGTAAATTCTCCAAGAAGCCGTTGACGGTGGATAATCTTATTGCCTTTGGTACTATTGATGAGAAGATGGCAAAATTTTTGCGGGCCTGTGTCAAAGCGCGAATTAATATTCTGGTATCTGGCGGTACAGGCTCTGGTAAAACCACCACCCTCAATGTGATTTCCTCGTTTATTCCCGAGGAAGAACGTATTGTTACCATTGAGGACGCGGCAGAACTTCGCTTGCAGCAGGAGCATGTAGTGACTTTGGAATCCCGTCCGGCGAATATCGAAGGGGAAGGGCAGATTACCATTCGCGATTTGGTACGCAATGCTCTGCGTATGCGCCCCGATAGAATTATTGTCGGTGAGGTGCGTTCCGGCGAGGCGTTGGATATGTTACAGGCTATGAATACAGGTCATGATGGTTCCTTGACTACGGCACATGCCAACAGCCCTCGTGATGCACTGTCCCGTTTGGAAACCATGGTGCTGATGAGTGGTTTGGAACTACCGGTGCGGGCTATCCGCGAGCAGATTTCGTCAGCTATTGACCTGATTATTCAGCAATCCCGCATGAAGGATGGCAGTCGTAAGATTACCCATGTGACGGAAGTTCAGCATATGGAAGGTAATACCATTACCATGCAGGATATTTTCCGCTATCAGCAGCAGGGCTATGATGAAAATGGCAAAGCTGTAGGACGTTATGTGTCTACAGGATTGAAGCCTAATTTCCTGGAGAAATTTGCTGTGAATGGTGTAGAGCTTCCCGAAGATTTCTTTGCAGCAGCGGATAGTGGCAGGAGGGAATATTTTTGA
- a CDS encoding type II secretion system F family protein — protein sequence MLVMLFSLSVSLVVLLLLMSVIRKKILPQASVRQRVLSLDASQSAPVVMKKNDGQRKLRDIPFMERVVKPAGEQMAASISRLAPKQLQVLIEKRLVMAGKANECTPPQFMVICFVGALSMWFLMFTLGENSNYMLIQRVAFMLIGGMLGGLMPVVCLNIMAQKRQAEIARQLPEVLDLLCVSVQAGLSFDAALRKITDRMKGELISECKRLQEDIRMGMVRRTAMKNLAARCEVQDVSLFMTSIIQAERLGTSMSKTLKNQADNIRERRRQYVKAEAMRAPVKIVFPLVLFIFPALFVVTLVPTLLFLMKNM from the coding sequence ATGTTGGTAATGCTTTTTTCCTTGTCTGTGTCATTGGTAGTGTTATTGCTGCTGATGAGCGTTATCCGTAAAAAGATTTTGCCTCAGGCCAGTGTACGTCAACGCGTTTTGTCGTTGGATGCCTCACAGTCGGCTCCTGTTGTCATGAAGAAAAATGACGGACAGCGAAAACTGCGGGATATTCCTTTTATGGAGCGTGTAGTAAAACCTGCTGGGGAGCAGATGGCTGCCTCCATCAGCCGTTTGGCACCGAAACAGCTGCAGGTTCTTATCGAAAAGAGATTGGTAATGGCTGGTAAGGCTAACGAGTGTACGCCACCGCAATTTATGGTCATCTGTTTTGTGGGTGCCCTTTCCATGTGGTTCCTCATGTTTACATTGGGGGAGAACAGCAATTATATGCTGATTCAGCGTGTGGCATTTATGCTGATTGGTGGCATGTTAGGTGGCTTGATGCCTGTGGTGTGTCTTAACATCATGGCGCAGAAACGGCAGGCAGAGATTGCCCGTCAGTTGCCGGAGGTGCTTGACCTTTTGTGTGTCAGCGTTCAGGCGGGCCTTTCCTTTGATGCAGCCTTGCGCAAGATAACTGACCGCATGAAGGGCGAACTCATCAGCGAGTGCAAGCGTTTGCAGGAAGATATCCGCATGGGCATGGTGCGCCGTACGGCAATGAAAAATCTCGCGGCCCGCTGTGAAGTGCAGGATGTTTCCTTGTTTATGACTTCCATCATTCAGGCAGAACGTTTGGGCACTAGCATGAGCAAGACGCTTAAAAATCAGGCCGATAATATCCGGGAACGCCGCAGACAGTATGTTAAAGCTGAAGCCATGCGCGCCCCGGTAAAAATCGTCTTTCCCTTGGTGCTCTTTATTTTCCCGGCATTATTTGTCGTAACTTTAGTACCAACCTTGTTATTCTTGATGAAAAATATGTAA